A genomic window from Pungitius pungitius chromosome 12, fPunPun2.1, whole genome shotgun sequence includes:
- the camsap3 gene encoding calmodulin-regulated spectrin-associated protein 3 isoform X1: MVDSPTMRKTLVVPDIKPLDVYDCTRAKICASVGWLLAKSYGSAESVPAELRDPFYCDQYEQEHLKPPVTRLLQSSELYCRTHGLLLGGAGAKAQPKDNGALLQLLAESGPVPTDQGKPVTDADLRRKPIKMSAHLAMMDALMAMGAMETVTVAKRRGSAELLGGASKWEDALLHWVNELNQKLRERTEGAQNDASQAITEPEPVQPSCPTRWYWKLVPLRYRKDKMHSKQKPIFPMVNEVKDLSTGCAVAAVIHYYCPGLLRLEDVCMKESMSVADSLYNLQFIHEFCDSCLKSCCHLSLEDMLYTPQELQLNLLSFLGELLSWFEVQRPEFVQPVDSLDGSTPVTPSSTSGSRTSPSIFKKPFLPISSPASGSLTQSTSMSHIEGVGKTWSKKPLSRPMSAVSFSIPFGLDSDVDIVMGNPVITRSLSSDQLNPATPPEDLSHLLSKPPGSNGPQRASWATHPQSIPRMAEENGLASSETGELPTIEEALQIIHSNSKLEPRLHPDGAPDGFYLHSPDDPAGSRHKNSTPTSCSAPTRSGMMYRPTGESKAHTRIRNASECSRDDDSVLRDGSVDSDASEDFPKTQSTPTTPAAGSNSARANGTEASDSGVKMTSFAERKKKQILDSPKASDNAASSPMTTWAQKSEESPGKSPQLNNEVSELGTRLEEKRKAIEAQKKRIEAIFAKHRQRLGKSAFLQLKKEQSEGEGGDGQISAADLSRVTLEERLAQMEEEEQHEQRPSVEDNGNVKVGLPLNKQASHSKERAGTPGEKGPVAPLGDYNNAVSKLTAALSSLQSDMQRLTEQQNHLIKKKPVVSSPKTSQPPAQAPSRLSRESTRDFNSTASSSPSHRLINHTTPPKSPRVQRRAQSVPPKSPKHTFLDVKVPAISRVMTAPQNVDCISHRRRVEHLKSQNQTLSSLSFGDSGDTDELRSSGPTPVTTPAPSPVPTHTPTPRPDDAMSEVGSNDDHSIFSMDLEAGSSHGFLASKERVADGGCSSGAPSECSFESDATAGMLNGKRSSLIEISLSALRGNGEEEDNQVPDAFSDSMSDLAEPEGKGGVGFFFKDDKERPEDEMAQRRAALLEKQQKRAEEMKRRKLEQEKEKELNKPQWMIIEGWANKSDDGTKTPGTSPTPRTPPVEGTPQRRGDFTRLEYERRHQLKIMEDLDKVLRQKPTTVRGVKKQRPKAVFRDDSVLSHSPVRGFMGTKVYSRSTMNLSSMANESGGLTVRKSPSRSHSPSRLMSPKRVSAHNGEKDWDNGSNFSSPASIPEYTGPKLYKEPSFKSNKFIIHNAITRCCLAGKVNEPQKNKIVEEMDASTGNHFLILFRDASCQFRAVYTMNPETEEMVRLTGIGPRIIAPEMVESIYKYSSDRKQFTAIPSKTMSMNVDAFTIPGHFWQKRPGTPKKLGTPK; encoded by the exons ATGGTGGACTCCCCTACCATGAGGAAGACTTTAGTGGTCCCAGACATAAAGCCATTGGATGTGTATGATTGTACTAGAGCAAAGATCTGCGCAAGTGTCGGATGGCTGTTGGCGAAGTCCTACGGCAGTGCAG AAAGTGTCCCTGCAGAACTCCGTGACCCCTTCTACTGTGACCAGTATGAGCAGGAGCACCTTAAACCGCCAGTCACGCGCCTCCTGCAGTCCTCAGAGCTCTACTGCCGGACGCACGGCCTATTGCTGGGGGGCGCCGGCGCCAAGGCACAGCCCAAAGACAACGGCgccctgctgcagctcctcgctGAGAGTGGCCCGGTCCCCACAGACCAGGGCAAACCGGTGACCGACGCAGACCTCCGACGCAAACCCATCAAAATG AGTGCTCACCTGGCAATGATGGATGCCTTGATGGCGATGGGAGCTATGGAGACGGTGACTGTGGCAAAGAGACGTGGTTCTGCCGAGCTACTGGGTGGAGCCTCTAAGTGGGAGGATGCTCTGCTTCATTGGGTTAATGAG TTAAACCAGAAGTTAAGAGAACGCACTGAAGGAGCCCAGAATGACGCGTCTCAGGCAATTACGGAGCCTGAACCTGTTCAACCCTCT TGCCCTACTCGCTGGTACTGGAAACTTGTTCCT cTCCGCTACCGGAAGGATAAAATGCATTCCAAACAAAAGCCCATCTTTCCAATGGTGAATGAAGTAAAAGACCTGTCCACTGGTTGTGCTGTTGCTGCAGTCATACATTACTATTGTCCTGGCCTGCTAAGACTTGAAG ATGTTTGCATGAAGGAGTCCATGTCCGTGGCGGACAGTCTGTACAACCTGCAGTTCATCCATGAATTCTGTGACAGCTGTCTGAAGAGTTGCTGTCACTTGTCACTGGAGGACATGCTATACACTCCACAGGAGCTTCAG CTCAACTTGCTGAGCTTCTTGGGGGAACTCCTTAGCTGGTTTGAGGTGCAACGGCCAGAATTTGTTCAACCAGTAGACTCATTGG atggaTCCACACCAGTAACGCCAAGTAGCACGAGTGGTAGCAG AACCTCCCCTTCTATCTTCAAGAAGCCTTTCCTACCCATCTCCTCTCCTGCTTCAG GATCTTTGACTCAGTCTACCTCAATGTCTCATATAGAAGGAGTTGGAAAGACATGGAGCAAAAAACCTCTCAG CCGCCCCATGTCAGCGGTATCCTTCAGCATTCCTTTTGGCTTGGACAGTGATGTAGACATTGTGATGGGCAACCCTGTGATAACCCGCTCTTTGAGCTCGGACCAACTCAACCCAGCAACCCCTCCTGAAGACCTCAGCCATTTGCTGAGCAAACCCCCTGGCTCCAACGGGCCACAGCGAGCTTCTTGGGCCACCCACCCTCAGAGTATTCCAAGGATGGCGGAGGAGAACGGCCTCGCGTCCAGTGAAACGGGAGAGCTGCCTACCATTGAAGAGGCTCTCCAAATTATCCACAGCAACAGCAAGCTGGAGCCTCGTTTACACCCTGATGGTGCTCCTGATGGTTTCTACCTCCACTCTCCCGATGACCCTGCTGGTTCCAGACATAAAAACTCAACCCCCACAAGCTGCTCTGCCCCGACGCGCTCAGGAATGATGTACCGGCCCACTGGAGAGTCCAAGGCCCACACTCGCATCAGAAACGCCTCTGAATGTTCTCGAGACGATGACTCGGTCTTGAGAGACGGCAGTGTAGACTCCGATGCATCGGAAGACTTTCCTAAAACCCAGTCCACTCCAACCACGCCAGCTGCTGGTTCAAACTCTGCCAGGGCCAACGGCACAGAGGCGTCTGACAGTGGCGTGAAGATGACCAGCTTTGCAGAACGCAAGAAGAAACAGATTCTGGATTCTCCGAAAGCCAGCGACAACGCTGCTTCTTCTCCGATGACCACATGGGCGCAAAAGTCTGAAGAAAGCCCGGGCAAGAGCCCTCAACTCAACAACGAGGTTTCGGAGCTGGGAACTCGGCTTGAAGAAAAGCGCAAGGCCATTGAAGCCCAGAAGAAACGCATTGAGGCCATTTTTGCAAAGCACCGACAAAGACTTGGGAAGAGTGCCTTTCTGCAGTTGAAGAAGGAGCAGAgtgagggggaagggggggatgGCCAGATCAGCGCCGCAGACCTCTCCCGTGTGACACTTGAAGAAAGGCTAGCTCaaatggaagaggaagagcagcacGAACAGCGCCCCTCGGTGGAGGATAACGGTAATGTCAAAGTAGGACTTCCGCTCAACAAACAGGCCAGTCACTCCAAAGAAAGGGCAGGTACACCAGGAGAGAAGGGCCCGGTAGCGCCACTCGGGGACTATAACAACGCCGTATCCAAGCTAACGGCAGCTCTTAGCTCTCTGCAAAGTGACATGCAGCGGCTGACTGAGCAGCAGAACCACTTGATCAAGAAGAAACCCGTAGTTTCCAGTCCTAAAACCTCCCAACCTCCCGCCCAGGCCCCTTCGCGCCTCTCGCGTGAATCGACCAGAGATTTCAATTcaaccgcctcctcctctccatcccacAGATTAATAAACCACACCACTCCGCCTAAATCCCCTAGAGTCCAACGGAGAGCCCAATCTGTGCCCCCCAAAAGCCCCAAACACACCTTCTTGGACGTTAAGGTGCCAGCCATCTCAAGGGTCATGACCGCACCTCAAAACGTGGACTGCATTTCCCATCGCCGTCGCGTAGAGCATTTGAAATCCCAAAACCAGACTTTGTCCTCGCTCTCCTTTGGTGACTCGGGCGACACCGATGAGCTGCGCTCATCCGGACCAACTCCCGTCACCACACCAGCACCCAGCCCCGTACCGACTCATACCCCCACTCCCCGTCCCGATGACGCAATGTCCGAGGTAGGCTCCAATGACGATCACAGTATATTTAGCATGGACCTGGAGGCCGGGTCCTCGCATGGTTTTTTGGCCAGCAAGGAAAGGGTTGCAGATGGGGGCTGCAGCTCTGGTGCCCCATCGGAGTGCTCCTTCGAGAGCGACGCCACGGCAGGGATGTTGAACGGCAAACGCAGCAGCCTCATAGAGATCTCGCTGTCTGCGTTGCGGGGaaacggggaggaggaggacaaccaAGTACCGGACGCTTTCTCCGATTCAATGAGTGACCTGGCAGAGCCCGAGGGGAAAGGAGGTGTTGGTTTCTTTTTCAAG GATGACAAGGAGCGACCAGAAGATGAGATGGCCCAGCGAAGAGCAGCTTTGCTGGAGAAACAGCAGAAGAGAGCAGAAGAGATGAAGAGACGCAAACTTgagcaggaaaaagaaaaggaattaaA CAAGCCTCAGTGGATGATCATCGAAGGCTGGGCAAACAAGAGTGATGACGGAACCAAAACTCCAGGCACCTCTCCAACACCACGCACCCCACCAGTTGAGGGGACGCCTCAGCGCAGAGGAGACTTCACTCGGCTGGAGTATGAGAGGAGACATCAGCTGAAGATCATGGAAGACTTGGACAAGGTGCTGAGGCAGAAGCCCACCACGGTCCGCGGTGTCAAGAAGCAAAGGCCCAAGGCTGTGTTCAGAGATGACTCCGTCCTCTCTCACAGCCCTGTCAGGGGTTTCATGG GCACCAAGGTGTACTCCCGCTCAACCATGAACCTGTCCTCCATGGCCAATGAATCCGGAGGCCTAACTGTCAGGAAGTCTCCCAG CCGTTCACACTCCCCCTCCAGGCTCATGTCCCCTAAACGAGTGAGTGCTCACAACGGAGAGAAGGACTGGGACAATGGCTCCAATTTTTCCTCCCCTGCCTCGATCCCAGAATATACAG GACCAAAGCTGTACAAGGAGCCCAGCTTTAAGTCCAACAAGTTCATCATCCATAATGCCATCACCCGCTGCTGCCTGGCCGGCAAGGTCAATGaaccacagaaaaacaagaTTGTAGAG GAGATGGACGCGAGCACGGGCAACcacttcctcatcctcttcagAGATGCCAGCTGCCAGTTCAGAGCAGTTTACACCATGAACCCTGAAACTGAGGAAATGGTGCGGCTCACTGGTATCGGCCCACGGATTATTGCACCCGAGATGGTCGAGTCCATTTACAAGTACAGCTCTGACCGCAAGCAGTTCACCGCCATCCCGTCCAAAACCATGTCCATGAATGTTGACGCTTTCACCATCCCCGGTCACTTTTGGCAAAAGCGCCCAGGAACTCCCAAGAAGCTCGGCACCCCCAAATAA
- the camsap3 gene encoding calmodulin-regulated spectrin-associated protein 3 isoform X4 has protein sequence MVDSPTMRKTLVVPDIKPLDVYDCTRAKICASVGWLLAKSYGSAESVPAELRDPFYCDQYEQEHLKPPVTRLLQSSELYCRTHGLLLGGAGAKAQPKDNGALLQLLAESGPVPTDQGKPVTDADLRRKPIKMSAHLAMMDALMAMGAMETVTVAKRRGSAELLGGASKWEDALLHWVNELNQKLRERTEGAQNDASQAITEPEPVQPSCPTRWYWKLVPLRYRKDKMHSKQKPIFPMVNEVKDLSTGCAVAAVIHYYCPGLLRLEDVCMKESMSVADSLYNLQFIHEFCDSCLKSCCHLSLEDMLYTPQELQLNLLSFLGELLSWFEVQRPEFVQPVDSLDGSTPVTPSSTSGSRTSPSIFKKPFLPISSPASGVGKTWSKKPLSRPMSAVSFSIPFGLDSDVDIVMGNPVITRSLSSDQLNPATPPEDLSHLLSKPPGSNGPQRASWATHPQSIPRMAEENGLASSETGELPTIEEALQIIHSNSKLEPRLHPDGAPDGFYLHSPDDPAGSRHKNSTPTSCSAPTRSGMMYRPTGESKAHTRIRNASECSRDDDSVLRDGSVDSDASEDFPKTQSTPTTPAAGSNSARANGTEASDSGVKMTSFAERKKKQILDSPKASDNAASSPMTTWAQKSEESPGKSPQLNNEVSELGTRLEEKRKAIEAQKKRIEAIFAKHRQRLGKSAFLQLKKEQSEGEGGDGQISAADLSRVTLEERLAQMEEEEQHEQRPSVEDNGNVKVGLPLNKQASHSKERAGTPGEKGPVAPLGDYNNAVSKLTAALSSLQSDMQRLTEQQNHLIKKKPVVSSPKTSQPPAQAPSRLSRESTRDFNSTASSSPSHRLINHTTPPKSPRVQRRAQSVPPKSPKHTFLDVKVPAISRVMTAPQNVDCISHRRRVEHLKSQNQTLSSLSFGDSGDTDELRSSGPTPVTTPAPSPVPTHTPTPRPDDAMSEVGSNDDHSIFSMDLEAGSSHGFLASKERVADGGCSSGAPSECSFESDATAGMLNGKRSSLIEISLSALRGNGEEEDNQVPDAFSDSMSDLAEPEGKGGVGFFFKDDKERPEDEMAQRRAALLEKQQKRAEEMKRRKLEQEKEKELNKPQWMIIEGWANKSDDGTKTPGTSPTPRTPPVEGTPQRRGDFTRLEYERRHQLKIMEDLDKVLRQKPTTVRGVKKQRPKAVFRDDSVLSHSPVRGFMGTKVYSRSTMNLSSMANESGGLTVRKSPSRSHSPSRLMSPKRVSAHNGEKDWDNGSNFSSPASIPEYTGPKLYKEPSFKSNKFIIHNAITRCCLAGKVNEPQKNKIVEEMDASTGNHFLILFRDASCQFRAVYTMNPETEEMVRLTGIGPRIIAPEMVESIYKYSSDRKQFTAIPSKTMSMNVDAFTIPGHFWQKRPGTPKKLGTPK, from the exons ATGGTGGACTCCCCTACCATGAGGAAGACTTTAGTGGTCCCAGACATAAAGCCATTGGATGTGTATGATTGTACTAGAGCAAAGATCTGCGCAAGTGTCGGATGGCTGTTGGCGAAGTCCTACGGCAGTGCAG AAAGTGTCCCTGCAGAACTCCGTGACCCCTTCTACTGTGACCAGTATGAGCAGGAGCACCTTAAACCGCCAGTCACGCGCCTCCTGCAGTCCTCAGAGCTCTACTGCCGGACGCACGGCCTATTGCTGGGGGGCGCCGGCGCCAAGGCACAGCCCAAAGACAACGGCgccctgctgcagctcctcgctGAGAGTGGCCCGGTCCCCACAGACCAGGGCAAACCGGTGACCGACGCAGACCTCCGACGCAAACCCATCAAAATG AGTGCTCACCTGGCAATGATGGATGCCTTGATGGCGATGGGAGCTATGGAGACGGTGACTGTGGCAAAGAGACGTGGTTCTGCCGAGCTACTGGGTGGAGCCTCTAAGTGGGAGGATGCTCTGCTTCATTGGGTTAATGAG TTAAACCAGAAGTTAAGAGAACGCACTGAAGGAGCCCAGAATGACGCGTCTCAGGCAATTACGGAGCCTGAACCTGTTCAACCCTCT TGCCCTACTCGCTGGTACTGGAAACTTGTTCCT cTCCGCTACCGGAAGGATAAAATGCATTCCAAACAAAAGCCCATCTTTCCAATGGTGAATGAAGTAAAAGACCTGTCCACTGGTTGTGCTGTTGCTGCAGTCATACATTACTATTGTCCTGGCCTGCTAAGACTTGAAG ATGTTTGCATGAAGGAGTCCATGTCCGTGGCGGACAGTCTGTACAACCTGCAGTTCATCCATGAATTCTGTGACAGCTGTCTGAAGAGTTGCTGTCACTTGTCACTGGAGGACATGCTATACACTCCACAGGAGCTTCAG CTCAACTTGCTGAGCTTCTTGGGGGAACTCCTTAGCTGGTTTGAGGTGCAACGGCCAGAATTTGTTCAACCAGTAGACTCATTGG atggaTCCACACCAGTAACGCCAAGTAGCACGAGTGGTAGCAG AACCTCCCCTTCTATCTTCAAGAAGCCTTTCCTACCCATCTCCTCTCCTGCTTCAG GAGTTGGAAAGACATGGAGCAAAAAACCTCTCAG CCGCCCCATGTCAGCGGTATCCTTCAGCATTCCTTTTGGCTTGGACAGTGATGTAGACATTGTGATGGGCAACCCTGTGATAACCCGCTCTTTGAGCTCGGACCAACTCAACCCAGCAACCCCTCCTGAAGACCTCAGCCATTTGCTGAGCAAACCCCCTGGCTCCAACGGGCCACAGCGAGCTTCTTGGGCCACCCACCCTCAGAGTATTCCAAGGATGGCGGAGGAGAACGGCCTCGCGTCCAGTGAAACGGGAGAGCTGCCTACCATTGAAGAGGCTCTCCAAATTATCCACAGCAACAGCAAGCTGGAGCCTCGTTTACACCCTGATGGTGCTCCTGATGGTTTCTACCTCCACTCTCCCGATGACCCTGCTGGTTCCAGACATAAAAACTCAACCCCCACAAGCTGCTCTGCCCCGACGCGCTCAGGAATGATGTACCGGCCCACTGGAGAGTCCAAGGCCCACACTCGCATCAGAAACGCCTCTGAATGTTCTCGAGACGATGACTCGGTCTTGAGAGACGGCAGTGTAGACTCCGATGCATCGGAAGACTTTCCTAAAACCCAGTCCACTCCAACCACGCCAGCTGCTGGTTCAAACTCTGCCAGGGCCAACGGCACAGAGGCGTCTGACAGTGGCGTGAAGATGACCAGCTTTGCAGAACGCAAGAAGAAACAGATTCTGGATTCTCCGAAAGCCAGCGACAACGCTGCTTCTTCTCCGATGACCACATGGGCGCAAAAGTCTGAAGAAAGCCCGGGCAAGAGCCCTCAACTCAACAACGAGGTTTCGGAGCTGGGAACTCGGCTTGAAGAAAAGCGCAAGGCCATTGAAGCCCAGAAGAAACGCATTGAGGCCATTTTTGCAAAGCACCGACAAAGACTTGGGAAGAGTGCCTTTCTGCAGTTGAAGAAGGAGCAGAgtgagggggaagggggggatgGCCAGATCAGCGCCGCAGACCTCTCCCGTGTGACACTTGAAGAAAGGCTAGCTCaaatggaagaggaagagcagcacGAACAGCGCCCCTCGGTGGAGGATAACGGTAATGTCAAAGTAGGACTTCCGCTCAACAAACAGGCCAGTCACTCCAAAGAAAGGGCAGGTACACCAGGAGAGAAGGGCCCGGTAGCGCCACTCGGGGACTATAACAACGCCGTATCCAAGCTAACGGCAGCTCTTAGCTCTCTGCAAAGTGACATGCAGCGGCTGACTGAGCAGCAGAACCACTTGATCAAGAAGAAACCCGTAGTTTCCAGTCCTAAAACCTCCCAACCTCCCGCCCAGGCCCCTTCGCGCCTCTCGCGTGAATCGACCAGAGATTTCAATTcaaccgcctcctcctctccatcccacAGATTAATAAACCACACCACTCCGCCTAAATCCCCTAGAGTCCAACGGAGAGCCCAATCTGTGCCCCCCAAAAGCCCCAAACACACCTTCTTGGACGTTAAGGTGCCAGCCATCTCAAGGGTCATGACCGCACCTCAAAACGTGGACTGCATTTCCCATCGCCGTCGCGTAGAGCATTTGAAATCCCAAAACCAGACTTTGTCCTCGCTCTCCTTTGGTGACTCGGGCGACACCGATGAGCTGCGCTCATCCGGACCAACTCCCGTCACCACACCAGCACCCAGCCCCGTACCGACTCATACCCCCACTCCCCGTCCCGATGACGCAATGTCCGAGGTAGGCTCCAATGACGATCACAGTATATTTAGCATGGACCTGGAGGCCGGGTCCTCGCATGGTTTTTTGGCCAGCAAGGAAAGGGTTGCAGATGGGGGCTGCAGCTCTGGTGCCCCATCGGAGTGCTCCTTCGAGAGCGACGCCACGGCAGGGATGTTGAACGGCAAACGCAGCAGCCTCATAGAGATCTCGCTGTCTGCGTTGCGGGGaaacggggaggaggaggacaaccaAGTACCGGACGCTTTCTCCGATTCAATGAGTGACCTGGCAGAGCCCGAGGGGAAAGGAGGTGTTGGTTTCTTTTTCAAG GATGACAAGGAGCGACCAGAAGATGAGATGGCCCAGCGAAGAGCAGCTTTGCTGGAGAAACAGCAGAAGAGAGCAGAAGAGATGAAGAGACGCAAACTTgagcaggaaaaagaaaaggaattaaA CAAGCCTCAGTGGATGATCATCGAAGGCTGGGCAAACAAGAGTGATGACGGAACCAAAACTCCAGGCACCTCTCCAACACCACGCACCCCACCAGTTGAGGGGACGCCTCAGCGCAGAGGAGACTTCACTCGGCTGGAGTATGAGAGGAGACATCAGCTGAAGATCATGGAAGACTTGGACAAGGTGCTGAGGCAGAAGCCCACCACGGTCCGCGGTGTCAAGAAGCAAAGGCCCAAGGCTGTGTTCAGAGATGACTCCGTCCTCTCTCACAGCCCTGTCAGGGGTTTCATGG GCACCAAGGTGTACTCCCGCTCAACCATGAACCTGTCCTCCATGGCCAATGAATCCGGAGGCCTAACTGTCAGGAAGTCTCCCAG CCGTTCACACTCCCCCTCCAGGCTCATGTCCCCTAAACGAGTGAGTGCTCACAACGGAGAGAAGGACTGGGACAATGGCTCCAATTTTTCCTCCCCTGCCTCGATCCCAGAATATACAG GACCAAAGCTGTACAAGGAGCCCAGCTTTAAGTCCAACAAGTTCATCATCCATAATGCCATCACCCGCTGCTGCCTGGCCGGCAAGGTCAATGaaccacagaaaaacaagaTTGTAGAG GAGATGGACGCGAGCACGGGCAACcacttcctcatcctcttcagAGATGCCAGCTGCCAGTTCAGAGCAGTTTACACCATGAACCCTGAAACTGAGGAAATGGTGCGGCTCACTGGTATCGGCCCACGGATTATTGCACCCGAGATGGTCGAGTCCATTTACAAGTACAGCTCTGACCGCAAGCAGTTCACCGCCATCCCGTCCAAAACCATGTCCATGAATGTTGACGCTTTCACCATCCCCGGTCACTTTTGGCAAAAGCGCCCAGGAACTCCCAAGAAGCTCGGCACCCCCAAATAA